The Geobacter sp. AOG2 genome includes a window with the following:
- a CDS encoding TIGR03915 family putative DNA repair protein, whose product MTACYRYDGTFEGFLCALAACRESGGAEAEFLRPGAESGAGLFAAGSLDVATERETALRFRERFVTAVSREAFATLRYAFHSEAAGVEQLVWRYVALGLKKGRQVQRMLAQEPVCSVHRLSRRVAHEAHRFTGFVRFREVAWPADGELGGEAGRDRPEVPLMYARIEPDADILPFIAPYFRERLGDRPWMIHDLRRSALALCDRGTWRLVGGVSLAGRPDYTAGEEVCSRLWRSYFQHMAIPERHNPRLQQSLVPLRFRAHLVEFGGEE is encoded by the coding sequence GTGACGGCATGCTACCGCTACGACGGGACCTTCGAGGGGTTCCTCTGCGCCCTGGCGGCGTGCCGTGAATCCGGGGGCGCGGAAGCGGAATTCCTGCGCCCCGGCGCCGAGAGCGGGGCGGGACTGTTCGCTGCCGGTTCCCTTGATGTCGCCACGGAGCGGGAGACGGCGCTCCGCTTCCGGGAACGCTTCGTGACGGCGGTCTCCCGCGAAGCCTTTGCCACCCTGCGCTACGCCTTTCACAGCGAGGCGGCCGGGGTCGAGCAGCTAGTGTGGCGCTACGTGGCGCTGGGACTGAAAAAGGGACGGCAGGTACAGCGCATGCTGGCCCAGGAACCGGTCTGCTCGGTACACCGGCTTTCCCGCAGGGTCGCCCACGAGGCCCACCGGTTCACGGGGTTCGTGCGTTTCCGGGAGGTGGCCTGGCCCGCCGATGGGGAATTGGGCGGTGAAGCGGGCCGCGACAGGCCGGAGGTCCCCCTCATGTACGCCCGGATCGAGCCCGATGCGGACATCCTCCCGTTCATCGCCCCCTACTTCCGGGAACGGCTCGGCGACCGCCCCTGGATGATCCACGACCTGCGCCGCTCCGCGCTGGCCCTGTGCGACCGGGGAACGTGGCGACTGGTCGGCGGCGTTTCCCTGGCGGGCCGGCCGGACTACACCGCCGGGGAAGAGGTGTGCAGCCGCCTGTGGCGCTCCTATTTCCAGCACATGGCCATACCCGAACGCCATAACCCCCGGCTGCAGCAAAGTCTCGTGCCGCTGCGTTTCCGCGCTCATCTGGTGGAGTTCGGGGGGGAGGAGTGA
- a CDS encoding GSU0071 family protein, with amino-acid sequence MMNTDLIDEAIERYVSERMTGGRERAASRFLSYAHLKCAGSDVGEFMRRVTGLTRYYIHVTKVFENPFRGIEMAFLSTMLVVAIASIWLLDHEATRLCGICVFSGTVVHGFLLLRHIVRKWLKSGVMIAMYEEIIALVEQEEAALLN; translated from the coding sequence ATGATGAATACCGATCTCATAGACGAAGCCATTGAGCGATATGTCAGCGAACGCATGACCGGGGGACGGGAGCGCGCCGCGTCGCGATTTCTCAGCTATGCCCACCTGAAATGCGCGGGTAGCGATGTCGGCGAATTCATGCGGCGCGTAACCGGCCTGACCCGCTACTACATACACGTTACCAAGGTGTTCGAAAACCCGTTCCGCGGCATCGAGATGGCGTTTTTATCGACCATGCTCGTCGTTGCGATCGCCAGTATCTGGCTATTGGACCACGAAGCCACCCGCCTGTGCGGCATCTGCGTCTTCAGCGGCACCGTGGTGCACGGCTTTCTCCTCCTGCGGCACATAGTCCGCAAATGGCTCAAATCCGGCGTCATGATCGCCATGTATGAAGAGATCATCGCCCTGGTGGAACAGGAAGAAGCCGCCCTGCTGAACTGA
- a CDS encoding bifunctional 2-polyprenyl-6-hydroxyphenol methylase/3-demethylubiquinol 3-O-methyltransferase UbiG → MADDVRTHYERYPYPRYPLLASLRRCDTYALNLSALWARFNGTLPPPDAQRILIAGCGSFSPYPFSLANPHTPITALDLSDRNLRRARLHCLLHGRTNVTFCRGDLLAASPADGPFGLIDAYGVLHHLEDPQAGLKTLADRLAPGGIVRLMVYSRYARREEESIRRAFRLLGINDPAEARGLIARAKPGSRLRRFAEASDEAAYDSGLADALLHPRVHTFRTGGLLELVRRSGLEPLLFAHHGALEDVGDEVERLTVMETARLAPGNFVLYAGRNVGGPCPDDRDALVMLNPCLSRAVTPFSLGGVHIAPRLGVPTPFLGRPERAFLRGFRHPRPWETLSATDRAAVQAYCSAQFLMRFRR, encoded by the coding sequence ATGGCCGACGACGTACGCACCCATTACGAGCGCTATCCCTATCCCCGGTATCCCTTGCTGGCCTCCTTGCGCCGTTGCGATACCTACGCCCTCAACCTGTCCGCCCTCTGGGCCCGCTTCAACGGCACCCTGCCGCCCCCTGACGCACAACGCATCCTCATCGCCGGTTGCGGCAGCTTTTCCCCCTACCCCTTTAGCCTGGCCAATCCCCATACCCCCATAACGGCCCTCGACCTGTCGGACCGCAACCTCCGGCGCGCGCGCCTGCACTGCCTGCTCCACGGCCGCACCAATGTGACCTTTTGCCGGGGCGACCTGCTGGCCGCCTCCCCGGCGGACGGCCCCTTCGGCCTGATCGACGCCTACGGCGTGCTCCACCATCTGGAAGACCCCCAGGCCGGCCTGAAGACCCTGGCGGACCGCCTCGCACCGGGGGGGATCGTCCGGCTGATGGTCTACAGCCGCTATGCCCGGCGCGAAGAGGAATCCATCCGCCGCGCCTTCCGCCTGTTGGGGATCAACGACCCGGCCGAGGCGCGCGGACTGATCGCCCGGGCCAAACCGGGGTCGCGCCTGCGGCGATTTGCGGAGGCGTCCGACGAGGCCGCCTACGACAGCGGGCTGGCGGACGCCCTGCTGCACCCCCGCGTCCACACCTTCCGGACCGGCGGCCTGCTGGAGCTGGTCCGCCGAAGCGGCCTGGAGCCGCTCCTGTTCGCCCACCACGGAGCCCTGGAGGATGTGGGGGACGAGGTGGAACGGCTCACCGTCATGGAGACCGCCCGGCTTGCCCCCGGCAACTTCGTCCTGTACGCCGGCCGTAACGTGGGCGGCCCCTGCCCCGACGATCGCGACGCGCTCGTCATGCTCAATCCCTGCCTGTCACGGGCCGTCACCCCCTTTAGCCTGGGCGGCGTGCACATCGCCCCGCGCCTTGGGGTCCCCACCCCGTTCCTCGGCCGCCCGGAACGGGCTTTTCTTCGGGGCTTCCGCCATCCCCGGCCGTGGGAAACCCTTTCCGCCACCGACCGCGCCGCGGTACAAGCCTATTGCTCGGCGCAATTCCTGATGCGGTTCAGGCGCTAA
- a CDS encoding GGDEF domain-containing protein, with amino-acid sequence MPGIPISLIVIAPILMGAVILALSLVPVIGLIRGLPFGKVRHNWYTLAALILFFIIGYLFYASELRGGTYRVSDVIVSSVFFLGACFVLLVNHLSHRTAQDILRMSALEQENITDATMGIHNRRYFEQRLKEEFDRARRYNLPLSLLMIDIDDFKQINDTSGHQTGDQVLQGMGRLLIESVRDTDIVTRYGGDEICIIATHAGDATALDLAKRLCSKIGDNTLADGTWNIRVTTSIGIATLNDTMNEASDLVGCADMALYRAKNEGKNRAAVYLSDPAGCLGRTTAANGSCT; translated from the coding sequence ATGCCGGGTATTCCGATCAGTCTCATCGTCATCGCCCCAATCCTGATGGGGGCCGTTATTCTTGCCCTCTCCCTGGTGCCGGTCATCGGGTTGATCCGGGGGTTGCCGTTCGGCAAGGTCCGTCACAACTGGTACACCCTCGCCGCCCTGATCCTGTTCTTCATCATAGGCTACCTCTTCTATGCCTCGGAGCTCCGGGGCGGCACCTACCGCGTTTCCGACGTCATCGTATCGTCCGTTTTTTTCCTGGGGGCCTGTTTTGTCCTGCTGGTCAACCATCTCTCCCATCGGACGGCGCAGGATATCCTCCGCATGAGTGCGCTGGAGCAGGAGAACATCACCGATGCCACCATGGGCATCCACAATCGCCGTTATTTCGAACAGCGCCTGAAGGAGGAATTCGACCGGGCCCGAAGATATAACCTGCCCCTCTCCCTCCTGATGATCGACATCGACGACTTCAAGCAGATCAACGACACCAGCGGGCACCAGACCGGCGACCAGGTCTTGCAGGGCATGGGGCGCCTGCTCATCGAATCCGTCAGAGATACCGACATCGTCACCCGCTATGGCGGCGACGAGATCTGCATCATTGCCACCCATGCCGGCGATGCTACGGCACTGGATCTGGCGAAACGCCTCTGCTCGAAGATAGGGGACAACACCCTGGCCGACGGGACATGGAACATTCGCGTAACGACAAGCATCGGCATTGCCACGCTCAACGACACAATGAATGAGGCATCCGACCTCGTAGGTTGCGCCGACATGGCGCTCTACCGCGCCAAGAACGAGGGAAAGAACCGGGCGGCCGTCTACCTCTCCGACCCCGCCGGGTGCCTCGGAAGGACGACCGCCGCAAACGGGTCCTGCACGTAG
- a CDS encoding DNA-binding protein produces MKKSHLSPLAFIVLCSIVSVSAAAPPPSNVPAGHPKIEYPTQSTTHQQSSSLSGKVLQVLNSGGYSYVYLLKSNGEKVWIAVTEARIAVGEPLSFKEGLVMKNFESKTLKRTFDTIIFSNGIIAQPKAAAPAATPPPAAPPARQSAPMGSKVAVRPKEKGISVKKAHGPNAYTIAEIYRNSAKLNKKRVVVRGKIVKVTSGIMKRVWIHIQDGTGSQAQGTHNLVCTTKTTPHLDDVVTVKGTLAKDRDFGYGYRYNVIIENATVSK; encoded by the coding sequence ATGAAAAAGAGCCATCTCTCACCTCTTGCGTTCATCGTTCTTTGCAGCATCGTCTCCGTTTCGGCAGCCGCGCCGCCCCCCTCCAACGTACCGGCAGGCCACCCGAAGATCGAATACCCCACCCAATCAACGACGCACCAGCAATCGTCTTCCCTCTCCGGCAAGGTGCTGCAGGTTTTGAACAGCGGCGGCTACAGTTATGTCTACCTGCTGAAAAGTAACGGCGAGAAGGTCTGGATAGCCGTGACGGAAGCCAGGATCGCCGTCGGCGAGCCCTTGAGTTTCAAGGAGGGGCTCGTCATGAAGAACTTCGAGAGCAAGACCCTCAAACGCACCTTCGACACCATCATCTTCTCCAACGGCATCATTGCGCAACCGAAAGCCGCCGCTCCGGCAGCCACCCCGCCGCCGGCCGCCCCGCCGGCACGGCAATCCGCCCCCATGGGCAGCAAGGTTGCCGTAAGACCCAAGGAAAAAGGGATTTCGGTCAAAAAGGCCCACGGCCCCAATGCCTACACCATTGCCGAGATCTACCGCAACAGCGCCAAACTCAACAAAAAGCGGGTCGTCGTCCGGGGCAAGATCGTCAAGGTAACCTCGGGGATCATGAAGAGGGTCTGGATACATATCCAGGACGGTACCGGCTCTCAGGCCCAGGGCACCCATAACCTGGTGTGCACCACCAAAACGACGCCCCATCTGGACGACGTGGTCACGGTCAAGGGGACCCTGGCCAAAGACCGGGACTTCGGCTACGGCTACCGCTATAACGTCATCATCGAGAACGCCACCGTCAGCAAATAG
- the queC gene encoding 7-cyano-7-deazaguanine synthase QueC, with the protein MQRKAVVLYSSGLDSTTCLALAGAEGFVPYAISFSYGQRHSHELEVAKANAVRLGAAEHLVVDFDLRLMGGSALTADIAVPKEGVGSDIPVTYVPARNTIFLSFALGWAEVLGAFDIYIGVNALDYSGYPDCRPDYIAAYETMANLATKAGVEGTGRFRIHTPLIDLTKAEIIKKGVELGVDYGLTHSCYDPTPEGLSCGECDSCRLRLKGFAEAGLKDPLRYVNR; encoded by the coding sequence ATGCAGCGCAAAGCGGTCGTTCTTTACAGCAGCGGTCTGGATTCAACCACCTGTCTGGCCCTGGCCGGGGCCGAAGGGTTTGTGCCCTATGCCATCAGTTTTTCCTATGGGCAGAGGCACAGCCACGAACTGGAGGTGGCCAAGGCCAATGCGGTGCGGCTGGGCGCCGCCGAACATCTGGTGGTGGATTTCGACCTGCGCCTGATGGGTGGCAGCGCCCTGACGGCGGATATCGCCGTACCCAAGGAGGGGGTGGGAAGCGATATTCCGGTCACCTACGTGCCGGCCCGCAACACCATCTTTCTCTCTTTTGCCCTGGGATGGGCCGAGGTGCTGGGGGCCTTCGACATCTACATCGGGGTCAATGCCCTCGACTACTCCGGCTACCCGGACTGCCGGCCCGACTATATCGCGGCCTACGAGACCATGGCCAACCTGGCAACCAAGGCCGGCGTGGAAGGGACGGGGCGGTTCCGCATCCATACGCCGCTCATCGACCTGACCAAGGCGGAGATCATCAAAAAGGGGGTCGAACTGGGGGTCGATTACGGTCTGACCCACTCCTGTTACGATCCGACGCCCGAAGGGCTTTCCTGCGGGGAATGCGATTCCTGCCGCCTGCGCTTGAAGGGGTTTGCCGAGGCGGGGTTGAAGGACCCGCTCAGGTACGTGAACCGGTAG
- a CDS encoding putative DNA modification/repair radical SAM protein gives MNSLPFERRLEILADSAKYDVSCSSSGSNRRGAPGGVGSTTSAGVCHTWTADGRCISLLKILLTNACIFDCAYCVNRRSNDIPRAAFTPDEVVRLTMDFYRRNYIEGLFLSTGVTRSADHTMEQLIAVVRKLREEERFNGYVHLKVVPGADPLLVAEAGRYADRVSINIELPTRRSLALLAPDKPREAVIAPMRQVSDLIASARAERKKSRKAPPFAPAGQSTQLIVGATPESDREIITLSEGLYRRLDMKRVYYSAFVPGSDDRRLPALPTPPLLREHRLYQADWLLRFYGFAAHELLDEDRPNLDMGFDPKSDWAVRHLDLFPVEVNLVDYEVLLRVPGIGVRSAQRIVAARRHARLGEAELKRLGVVLKRARYFLTAGGRYLGGIRLDGAGLVARLLAPEKRPARLDQLELFPAHADASALTGEL, from the coding sequence ATGAACAGCCTGCCATTTGAACGTCGCCTGGAAATCCTGGCCGACAGCGCCAAATACGATGTCTCCTGCTCCTCCAGCGGCAGCAACCGCCGGGGCGCGCCCGGCGGGGTGGGAAGCACTACCTCCGCCGGGGTCTGCCACACCTGGACCGCCGACGGCCGCTGCATCTCCCTGCTCAAGATCCTGCTCACCAACGCCTGCATCTTCGACTGCGCCTACTGCGTCAACCGCCGCAGCAACGACATTCCCCGCGCCGCATTCACCCCGGACGAAGTGGTGCGGCTGACCATGGATTTCTACCGCCGCAACTACATCGAGGGGTTGTTCCTCAGCACCGGCGTGACCCGCTCCGCCGACCACACCATGGAGCAGTTGATCGCGGTGGTGCGCAAGCTGCGGGAAGAGGAACGCTTCAACGGCTATGTCCACCTCAAGGTCGTGCCGGGGGCCGACCCGCTGTTGGTGGCCGAGGCGGGGCGCTACGCCGACCGGGTCAGCATCAATATCGAGCTTCCCACCCGCCGGAGCCTGGCGCTCCTGGCCCCGGACAAACCCCGTGAGGCGGTGATCGCCCCCATGCGCCAGGTGAGCGACCTCATCGCTTCGGCCCGCGCGGAGCGGAAAAAATCCCGCAAGGCGCCCCCGTTCGCCCCGGCCGGGCAGAGCACCCAACTGATCGTGGGCGCCACCCCGGAGAGCGACCGGGAGATCATCACCCTGTCCGAGGGGCTCTACCGCCGCCTGGATATGAAGCGGGTGTACTACTCGGCCTTTGTGCCCGGCTCCGACGACCGCCGTCTGCCGGCGCTCCCCACGCCGCCCCTGTTGCGGGAGCATCGCCTGTACCAGGCCGACTGGCTGCTGCGCTTCTACGGATTCGCCGCCCATGAGCTTCTGGACGAGGACCGTCCCAACCTGGACATGGGCTTCGATCCCAAGAGCGATTGGGCCGTGCGCCACCTGGACCTGTTCCCGGTGGAGGTGAACCTCGTCGATTACGAGGTGTTGCTGCGGGTGCCGGGCATCGGCGTGCGCTCGGCCCAGCGTATCGTTGCCGCCCGGCGTCATGCCCGGCTGGGGGAGGCGGAGTTGAAACGGTTGGGGGTGGTGCTCAAACGGGCGCGCTACTTCCTCACCGCCGGCGGGCGCTACCTGGGAGGAATCCGCCTGGACGGGGCCGGGCTGGTGGCGCGGCTCCTGGCGCCGGAGAAGCGTCCGGCGCGGCTGGACCAACTGGAGCTGTTTCCGGCACATGCCGATGCCTCGGCCCTGACGGGGGAGTTGTGA